One window of Methanogenium organophilum genomic DNA carries:
- a CDS encoding PAS domain-containing protein: protein MDANARIMTANKSFFSKYNRLNERTLVGSNIFHLGIPIFSESSVHKNINRMIRGDKFLHEMQYIDERNNQIYSIKFIPTVSLDGNKNCMIALRDITDQIHTEEALSISDEKLRTIFKKVPSGILFFNESGNIINANSASLRMLGVDNYQDLMKTNLFDLFCRKEKIINALFDGDIGKIEFICDFERLKREQIMPTSRSGIAYFEASFTHISSETGFREYATIIMDVTAERMAKKELKFNESRYHSFFNYTCTGVLIYQPVDGGNDFMIKDVNQALEIILQVKKEEIIGKKLFVAFPDLPISSVRLALNRVNSTEIPEVVPPLQYIKNETSPWLTHFIFKLPTGEIASFMMDIAKDLREEVTYRKTLCTEND from the coding sequence ATGGATGCAAATGCACGGATAATGACAGCGAATAAGAGTTTTTTTTCCAAATACAATAGACTAAATGAGAGAACACTCGTTGGATCCAACATTTTTCATTTAGGAATACCAATTTTTTCAGAGTCCTCAGTTCATAAAAATATCAACAGAATGATCAGAGGAGATAAATTTCTGCATGAAATGCAGTACATCGATGAGAGAAACAACCAGATATATTCAATAAAATTCATCCCGACCGTTTCCCTTGACGGAAACAAAAATTGCATGATCGCTCTGAGAGATATTACCGATCAGATACATACTGAAGAGGCTCTTTCCATCAGTGATGAAAAATTACGGACAATTTTTAAGAAAGTACCGAGCGGGATATTGTTTTTCAATGAATCGGGGAATATCATCAATGCGAACAGCGCATCCCTCAGGATGCTCGGGGTGGACAATTATCAGGATCTGATGAAGACAAATCTGTTTGATCTCTTCTGCCGGAAAGAAAAGATAATAAATGCTCTTTTTGACGGAGATATTGGCAAAATTGAATTTATTTGTGATTTTGAGCGTTTAAAGCGAGAACAGATAATGCCAACGTCAAGGTCGGGAATTGCATATTTTGAAGCGTCTTTCACCCATATCTCGAGTGAAACCGGATTTCGGGAGTATGCCACAATAATTATGGATGTTACGGCAGAAAGAATGGCAAAAAAAGAACTCAAATTTAATGAATCAAGATACCATTCATTCTTTAATTATACCTGTACAGGTGTTCTGATCTACCAGCCCGTAGACGGCGGAAACGATTTCATGATTAAAGATGTCAATCAGGCCCTTGAAATTATTTTACAGGTGAAAAAAGAGGAGATAATCGGAAAAAAACTCTTTGTTGCATTCCCCGACCTTCCAATCAGCAGCGTGCGTCTGGCGTTGAATCGGGTCAACAGCACAGAGATTCCCGAAGTTGTTCCGCCTCTCCAGTATATTAAGAATGAAACATCCCCGTGGCTCACTCATTTTATCTTTAAGCTGCCTACCGGGGAGATCGCCTCGTTTATGATGGATATCGCCAAGGATCTGAGGGAGGAAGTGACATATCGAAAAACCCTGTGTACTGAAAACGACTAG